The DNA region GCCTTCCACCGGGTCCGCGAGGAGCGCTGGGGCGCCCGCACCATCGACGTCGACATCATCACGTACGCCGACGTCGTCCGCGACGACCCCGTCCTCACCCTCCCGCACCCCCGCGCCCACCAGCGCGCCTTCGTCCTCGCCCCCTGGCACGACGTGGACCCCGACGCCCAGCTCCCCGGACACGGCCCCGTCGCCGACCTCCTCGCCGCCCTCGGCACCGAAGGCGTCGTGCCGCGCCCCGACCTGGAACTCCGACTCCCCGAGTAGTCGTTACGCTCCTCGAAGACACCCACGGACGAAGGACACCCGGTGAAACAACTGCGGCTCAAGGTGCTCGCCGGACTGTTCCTCGGCGCCGGCATCCTGTCCTGGGGCGCCGCCCGCCTGTGGGACTCGCTCGGCACGCTCCCCAGCGTGCCGCTCGCGGCCCCCATCGTCCTCGCCGCCATCGCCGTCGTCCTCACCGCCACGGCCCTCTCGCTGCGCGCCCGCCTCAAGGCCCAGCGCGAGCGCCGCCCCGGCGCCAAGGGCGTCGAACCCCTGATGGCCGCCCGCGCCGTCGTCTTCGGCCAGGCCAGCGCCCTGGTCGCCGCCCTGGTCGCCGGCATGTACGGCGGCACGGGCGTCTTCCTCCTCGGCTCCCTCGACGTCCCCGCCCGCCGCGACCAGGCCATCTACGCCGCCTTCGCCGTCCTGGCGGCCATCGGCGTCATCGCCGCGGCCCTCTTCCTGGAACGCGTCTGCAAACTCCCGGAGGACGGAGACGGCGACGGAAGCGGAAACGGCGAAGGCCCGGGCCGGGCCCGGGCCTCCTGACCCACCTCCCGCGCAGACCGCGGGCGCGTCTTTCGCGGCGGCTCAGCGCGCCATGATCAGGCTCATCGCCTCGGCACGGGTCGCCGGGTCGCGCAGCTGACCGCGGACCGCCGAGGTGATGGTCTTGGCGCCCGGCTTGCGGATGCCCCGCATCGACATGCACATGTGCTCGCACTCGAACACCACGATCACGCCACGCGGCTCCAGGATCTCCATCAGGGAGTCCGCCACCTGCGTAGTGAGACGTTCCTGCACCTGCGGGCGACGGGCGTACACGTCCACCAGCCGGGCCAGCTTCGACAGACCGGTGATCTTCCCCGTGGTCGACGGGATGTAGCCCACGTGGGCGACGCCCCTGAACGGTACGAGATGGTGCTCACAGGTCGAGTACACCTCGATGTCCTTGACCAGCACCATCTCGTCGTGACCGAGGTCGAACGTGGTGGTCAGCACGTCCTGCGGCTCCTGCCACAGACCCGCGAATATCTCCTTGTACGCCCGCGCCACGCGCGCCGGCGTCTCCCGCAGTCCCTCGCGGTCCGGGTCCTCGCCGACCGCGATCAGCAGCTCCCGCACGGCGTTCTCGGCGCGCTTCTCGTCGAACTCGCCGATCGGGCCCTCGCCGTCCAGCGTCACCGGGTCGGTCATCTGTGCCTCGTTCCGTCTGTCCTCTGACATGGCGCGAAATAAGCCGCGCCCCCACAGGCTAGAACCTGCGAGGGCGCGGCTTCCATTCCGGGGCCTTCCAGGCCCGTCCGGGGCCTACGGCTCCGGGGTGTCCTCCGGGGAGAGGTCGATCGACTTGGTGGTGTCGACCGGGGTCGTCGCCGACGAGGAGCCGTTGGCGCTGTTGGTCAGGGCCAGCTCCTTCGGGGAGAGGACCGGGGGGCGGGTGGAGGGGGTGCGGCGGGCGGAGCCCGTCCAGGCCGGGCGGGCCGGGCGCTTGACGATGGGGGCGAAGATCTCGGCGATCTCCTCCTTGCCCAGGGTCTCCTTCTCCAGGAGCGCCAGGACCAGGTTGTCGAGGACGTCGCGGTTCTCGACCAGGATCTCCCACGCCTCGTTGTGCGCGGTCTCGATGAGCTTCTTGACCTCTTCGTCGACCAGCGCGGCGACCTCTTCCGAGTAGTCGCGCTGGTGCGCCATCTCACGGCCGAGGAAGGGCTCGGTGTTGTCGCCGCCGAACTTGATGGCGCCGAGCCGCTCGGTCATGCCGTACTGGGTGACCATCGCGCGGGCCGTGGCGGTGGCCTTCTCGATGTCGTTCGCGGCGCCGGTGGTCGGGTCGTGGAAGACCAGTTCCTCGGCGGCGCGCCCGCCCAGCATGTAGGCGAGCTGGTCGAGCATCTCGTTGCGGGTGGTCGAGTACTTGTCCTCGTCGGGGAGGACCATGGTGTAGCCCAGGGCCCGGCCGCGGGACAGGATGGTGATCTTGTGGACCGGGTCGGAGTTCGGCGAGGCCGCCGCGACGAGGGCGTGGCCGCCCTCGTGGTACGCGGTGATCTTCTTCTCCTTGTCCGACATGATCCGGGTCCGCTTCTGCGGGCCGGCGACCACGCGGTCGATGGCCTCGTCGAGCGCCGGGTTGTCGATCAGCTTCTTGTCCGAGCGGGCGGTGAGGAGCGCCGCCTCGTTGAGGACGTTGGAGAGGTCGGCACCGGTGAAGCCGGGGGTGCGGCGGGCGACGGCGCCGAGGTCGACGTCCGGGGCGACCGGCTTGCCCTTCTGGTGGACCTTGAGGATCTCCAGGCGGCCCTGCATGTCGGGGCGGTCGACGGCGATCTGCCGGTCGAAGCGGCCCGGGCGCAGGAGGGCGGGGTCGAGGATGTCGGGCCGGTTGGTGGCGGCGATCAGGATGACGCCGCCCTTGACGTCGAAGCCGTCCATCTCGACGAGCAGCTGGTTGAGGGTCTGCTCGCGCTCGTCGTGGCCGCCGCCGAGGCCGGCGCCGCGGTGGCGGCCGACCGCGTCGATCTCGTCGACGAAGACGATGGCCGGGGCGTTGGCCTTGGCCTGCTCGAAGAGGTCGCGGACGCGGCTGGCGCCGACGCCGACGAACATCTCGACGAAGTCGGAGCCGGAGATCGAGTAGAACGGCACTCCGGCCTCGCCGGCGACGGCGCGGGCGAGGAGGGTCTTGCCGGTTCCGGGCGGGCCGTACAGCAGCACGCCCTTGGGGATCTTGGCGCCGACGGCCTGGAACTTGGCCGGCTCCTGGAGGAATTCCTTGATCTCGTGGAGTTCCTCGACCGCCTCGTCCGAGCCCGCCACGTCGGCGAAGGTCGTCTTGGGGGTGTCCTTGGTGATGAGCTTGGCCTTGGACTTCCCGAAGTTCATGACGCGGGAGCCGCCGCCCTGCATCTGGTTCATCAGGAAGAGGAAGACGACCACGATGAGGACGAAGGGGAGCAGGGAGAGGAGGACCGAGACGAAGGGGGACTGCTTCGTCGGGGAGACGGTGTAGCCGCCCTCGATCTGTCCGGCCTCGAACTTCTCCTGCAGCTTGTCGGCCAGGTCGGCGCCCTGGGTGCCGATGTAGTTGGCCTGGACCTTGCCGCTCTTGTCGATCTTCTGGCCGTCGACGAGTTCGATCTTGACGATCTGCTCGTCACCGGTGGTGATCTTTGCGGATTTGACCTGGTTCTTGTCGATCGCCTGGACGACCTTGCCGGTGTCCACCGTCTTGTAGCCCTCGGACGAGCCGACGACCTGCATCAGCACGACCACGGCGAGGACGGCCAGCACGATCCACATGACCGGCCCACGGAAGTATCGCTTCACGTCCATCCATACGGGGCGCACTTGCCGCCCCGTCCCTCCTGCCCGTAGGTGAATGCTGCTGAGTAGCTGCGGTGTGAAAAAGCTGTTCTTCGGACGGTACCCCAGCATTGGTGCCCGCGGCCGTCTTCCCTTGCTTCAACGGAGGGAAGACGGCGCGGGTTCCCCTGGAGCGGTGGGGTCCTCAGCCGCCGTAGACGTGCGGGGCGAGGGTGCCGACGAAGGGGAGATTGCGGTACTTCTCGGCGTAGTCGAGGCCGTAGCCGACGACGAACTCGTTGGGGATGTCGAAGCCGATCCACTTGACGTCGATGGCGACCTTGGCGGCGTCCGGCTTGCGCAGGAGGGTGCAGACCTCCAGGGAGGCCGGCTCGCGGGAGCCGAGGTTGGACAGGAGCCAGGACAGGGTCAGGCCCGAGTCGATGATGTCCTCGACGATCAGGACGTGGCGGCCCTTGATGTCGGTGTCGAGGTCCTTGAGGATCCGGACCACGCCGGAGGACTGGGTGCCGGCTCCGTAGGAGGAGACGGCCATCCAGTCCATGGTGACGGGGGTGGACAGGGCGCGTGCCAGGTCCGCCATCACCATCACGGCGCCCTTGAGCACGCCGACGATGAGCAGGTCCTTGCCCGCGTACTCCGCGTCGATCTTCGCGGCCAGCTCGGCGAGCTTCGCGTCGATCTCTTCCTTGGTGATGAGGACCGACTGGAGGTCGGCGCCCATGTCCTTCTCGTTCACCCGGGTCACTTTCGTTGCAGCTTGCGACTTTGCGGTCAGCCTTGCCGGATGACAAGTCTGCCACCCTGCCGCAGCGCCTCGACGCGGCCGGGCAGGTTGATGGCGCCCTGGCCGCGCCATCCGGTGATCAGCCGGTCGACTTCCTCGATGTGGCGGGCGAAGAGGGAGCCGGCGGGGGCGCCGCTCGCGATGACGGCGCGGCGCAGCACGCGGCGGCGGACGGCGGGGGGCAGTCCGAAGAGTTTGGCGCACTCGAGGCGGCCGGTCTCGTCGCGTACGGAGGTCTCGGCGTCGGCGGCCCAGGAGTCGAGGGCGTCGGCGTCGTCGCGGGAGAGCTGGGCCGTCCGGGCGAGGGCTTCGACGACGCCCTTGCCGAGGGCCTTCTCGAGGGCGGGGAGGCCTTCGTGGCGGAGCCGGGAGCGGGTGTAGGCGGGGTCGGCGTTGTGGGGGTCGTCCCAGACGGCGAGTTCCTGGGCGATGCAGGCCTTGCGGACGGTCTGCCGGTCGAGTTCCAGGAAGGGGCGGCGGTAGCGGCCCGCGGTGCCGGAGACGGCGGCCATGCCGGAGAGGGAGCGGATGCCGGAGCCGCGGGCGAGGCCGAGGAGGACGGTTTCGGCCTGGTCGTCGCGGGTGTGGCCGAGCAGGACGGCGGTGGCGCCGTGGCGTTCGACGGCGGCGTCGAGGGCGGCGTAGCGGGCGTCGCGGGCGGCGGCTTCGGGTCCGCCGTCGCGGCCGACGGTGACGGTGACGGCGTCGACGGGGTCGAGGCCGAGGGCGGTCATGCGGTCGGCGACCTCGCGGGCGCGCTGGGTGGAGCCGTGCTGGAGGCCATGGTCGACGGTGACGCCGCCGGCGCGGAGGGGGAGTTTGCGTGCTTCGAAGGCGAGCGCGGAGGCGAGTGCCATGGAGTCGGCGCCGCCGGAGCAGGCGACGAGCACGAGCGGGTGCGCGCCACCAGGCGGGGAGGAGTGCTGTGCGGAGTGCTCGGTGAGGACGTCGTGGAGTACGCGGCGGACCGCCAGGCGTATCGCCGCGACCGCAGGATGGGGACCCATGTCCGGTGCCCTTCGTGGAGAGTGTGGGGTGCCTCGGTCGGAGTCTTAACGGTCGGAAAGGGGGGTTCGGTCACTCAGAGTGCGTCGATGGTGACAGAACCTGGCCGTCAGCCGAGCATTGCACGCCTCACCCGCCGTCTAGGGTCCCTCGGACGGGTGATGGGTGGGGCGCTGTTCCGCCATCCGACGCATCCGTCTCACGAGTCTGCCTTACGGTGCACCCTCGCCACCCAGTCGGCGGGGCGGGCGATCTCGGTCTTGGTGGGCAGGGTGTTGGGCGAGGTCCAGACGCGGTTGAAGCCGTCCATGCCGACCTGGTCGACGACGGCGCGGACGAAGCGTTCGCCGTCGCGGTACTGGCGCAGTTTGGCGTCGAGGCCGAGGAGCTTGCGCAGGGCGAGGTCGAGGCGGGAGGCGCCGCGGGCGCGGCGCTGCTGGAACTTCTCGCGGATCTCGGTGACGGAGGGCACGACGTCGGGGCCGACGCCGTCCATGACGTAGTCGGCGTGGCCTTCGAGGAGGGACATGACGGCGGTGAGGCGGCCGAGGATCTCACGCTGTTCGGGGGTCTGGACGAGTTCGACGAGGGAGGGGGAGGGTTCGCCCTGTTCGCCTTCGGGGCGGCCGCCGGCGAGGGCCTGGGCGGCTTCGCGGAGGCGTTCGACGACGGTGGAGGGGTCGACGTCGGTGGCGGCGAGGAATGACTGGATCTCGCCCTGGAGGTGGTCGCGGAGCCAGGGGACGCCGGTGAACTGGGTGCGGTGGGTCTCCTCGTGGAGGCAGACCCAGAGCCGGAAGTCGTGGGGGCTGACGTCCAGCTCGCGCTCGACGTGGACGATGTTGGGCGCGACGAGCAGGAGGCGGCCGCCGCCGTCGGTGCCGGCGGGGAGTTCGCGGGTGGCGGGGGCGAAGGTCTCGTACTGGCCGAGGATCCGGGAGGCGAGGAAGGACAGCAGCATGCCGAGCTCGACGCCGGTGACCTTGCCTCCGACGGCGCTGAGGACGGTGCCGCCGGGGGTGGTGGAGCGGCGTTCCTTCATCTTGTCGAGGAGCGGGGAGAGCAGTTCGCGGAAGCCGGCGACGTTGGCCTTGATCCAGCCGGCCCGGTCGACGACGAGGACGGGGGTGTCGTCGGGGGTGTGGCCCTCGGGGATCATCCGGGTGTAGCCGCGGACGTGGTCCTCGGCGGCGCGGGCGTGCCGGCGGAGTTCGGCGACGACCTCGCGGGCCTCTTCGCGGGTGACCTCCGGGCCCGGGCGCACCAGTCGGGTCGCCGTCGTGACGGCGAGATTCCAGTCGACCATCCCCGATGTGCCTGCACCACCGATGCTCGTCATGCGTCAACCGTACGTTCTCGGCGCCCGTTCGGTGAGGGTTCGGGCGAGTATTCGCCGGGGTCAGGGGGCCGGGTCAGCGTGTCGCGACACCGGTCTCGGCGCCTGTCCCGAGGCCTGTCCCGGCGCCGGTCTGGGCGAGGGCGGCGGAGAGGCGGTCGAGGGCGGTCTGGGCGGCGGCAGCGGAGTCGGTGCGGCCGGCCAGGAAGGCGAAGGCGAGGAGGCGCCCGTCGGGGGTGACGACGGTGCCGGCGAGGGTGTTGACGCCGGTGAGGGTGCCGGTCTTGGCGCGGACCAGGCCGGCGCCGGAGGCGGCGGGGCCGGTGCCGAAGCGGCCGGCGAGGGTGCCGGTGAAGCCGCTGACGGGCAGTCCGGTGAGGACGGGGCGCAGGGCGGGCCGGGCGGGGTCGGCCGCGCGGGTGAGGAGGCCGGTGAGAAGGGCGGCGGAGACCCGGTCGTTCCGGTCGAGTCCGCTGCCGTCGGCGAACCGGGCGCCGGCGAGCGGAAGCCCCAGCTTCGCCAGCTCGTCGTGGACGGCCTTTCCGGCGCCGGCGAAGCTGGCGGGCTGCTTGCGGGCGAGCGCGGTCTGCCGGGCGAGGGCCTCGGCGAGGTCGTTGTCGCTGCTGGTGAGGGTGCGTTCGACGAGGTCGGCGAGGGGCGCGGAGTCGGTACGGGCCAGCTGGGCGGCCTTCGGCCCGGTGGCGGCGCGGCCGGGTGCGGGGTCGCCCTCGATCCGTACGCCGGCCTGGCGGAGCAGTCCGGCGAAGGCGGTGGCGGTGTCTCCGGCGGGGTCGGCGGTGCGCGGGGCGGGGCCGGTGGCGGGGCCGCCGGTGCGGCCCTCGTCGGTCATCAGGGCGGTGACGGGGGCGAGGTTGTCGTTGGGGCCGATCGGGTGGAGCAGCGGGCCCTTGTAGAGGCTGGTGTCGTACGTGACGCGGACGGCGGGCGCGGTGCCGGCGCGGGCCTTGAGGGCGCGGGCGGTGGCGTCGGCGAGGGCCTTCAGGCGGGTCCGGTCGAGGGTGGGGTCGCCGCCGCCGACGAGGGTGACGGTGCGCCCGTCGGGGGCGGCCACGGTGGTGGTGGCGATGCGGTGGTCGGGGCCGAGCGCGGACAGGGCGGCGGCGGTGGTGGCGATCTTGACGGTGGAGGCGGGGGTCATCGGGGTGGTGGCGCCCTCGCCGTACAGCTGCTTTCCGGTACTGGCGTCGACGACGGAGGCGGTGCGCAGGGTGCCGAGGCCGGGGTCGCCGAGCAGCGGTACGAGGACGGGGGCGAGGTCGTCGCCCGTCCGGGTGGATCCGGTGCGGCCGGCGGCGGCCGGTCCGTCCGGGGCGCCGAGGGCGCGCAGCACGCCGGCGGCGCTGGGGGCGGGGGCCGGGCGGCGGGGGGCGGCGGGCGGCGGACCGGCGGCGCGGCCGGCGTGATGTGCGCCACCTCGGGCGTCCGCGAGGGCCGCCCTGGCGCGCTCGGCCTTACGCTGACCGGAGTCCCACGGGCCGGCGGCGGTGACCGCTCCGGCGGCCAGGGCCAGACCGAGCACGGCGGAGCCCGCCACGAGCTGCCAGGTTCTCGCCTCCGGCATGTGATGACCAGCCCCTTTCGCGATCAAGAGCGTGCGTGAGAGACACTTAACCATCGCGCGTCGTCGCGAGCATTGACATGTGTTGATTCAGGAGGAGATCCACCCGTGGAGTTCGACGTTCTCATCGAGATCCCCAAGGGGTCGCGGAACAAGTACGAGGTCGACCACGAGACCGGTCGGATCCGCCTGGACCGCCGCCTCTTCACCTCGACCGCCTACCCGACGGACTACGGCTACGTCGAGAACACCCTCGGCGAGGACGGCGACCCGCTGGACGCGCTCGTCATCCTCGACGAGCCCACGTTCCCGGGCTGCCTCATCAAGTGCCGCGCCATCGGCATGTTCCGCATGACGGACGAGGCCGGCGGCGACGACAAGCTGCTGTGCGTCCCGGCGACGGACCCGCGCATGGAGCACCTGCGCGACATCCACCACGTGCCGGAGTTCGACCGCCTGGAGATCCAGCACTTCTTCGAGGTCTACAAGGACCTGGAGCCGGGCAAGTCCGTCGAGGGCGCCGACTGGGTCGGCCGCGCCGAGGCCGAGGCCGAGGTCGAGAAGTCGTACAAGCGCTTCGAGGAGCAGGGCGGCCACTGAGCCGGCTTGATCCGATCTTGTGCGAGGGCGGTGCACCTGCTGAGGTGCGCCGCCCTTCGCGCGTTCATACTGGGCTTCAACCGGGCCGTATGGGGTCCGGTCGCGTGGGTACCAGGCCGGAATGAGGGCGGACAGAGTGGTGGCGAAGCCGGACGCGCCGGGCGCTCCGGACGAGGAGCCGGAGGACCGGAAGCCCGCGTCCGACGAGGCGCGCAGCGCTTTCGTGCCGCCGGCCGGGGTGGAGCCGCCGGAGCCGCCGGAGGAGGAGCATCCGACCTCGGAGTTCGCGCTGCCGGAGGGGCTCGCGGAAGGTCTCGCGGCGGAGCCGTCGCCGGAGAAGGAAGGTTCCGCCTTCGCCCCGCCCTCGGGCTACTCGGCGCAGCAGGCCGCGCCGGCGTTCACGCCCGCGTACGGCATACCGATGGTCAGGCTGTCGCAGGACGCGCCCTGGCAGGACCGGATGCGCACGATGCTGCGGCTGCCGGTCGGCGAGCGGCCGGTGCCGGAGGCGGCGCGCAAGGAGGACGAGGCGGGGCCGCCGGTGCCGCGCGTGCTCGACCTGACCCTGCGCATCGGCGAGCTGCTGCTGGCGGGCGGGGAGGGCGCGGAGGACGTCGAGGCGGCGATGTTCGCGATCTGCCGGTCGTACGGTCTGGACCGCTGCGAGCCGACGGTGACGTTCACGCTGCTGTCGATCACGTACCAGCCGTCGCTGGTGGACGATCCGGTGACGGCGAACCGTACGGTACGGCGCCGGGGCACCGACTACACGCGGCTCGCGGCGGTGTACGTGCTGCTCGCCGACATCAACGACCCGGCGCACGACGTGTCGCCGGAGGAGGCGTACCGGCGGCTCGCGGAGATCCGCCGCAACCGGCACCCGTACCCCGGCTGGGTGCTCACCGCGGCGGCCGGGGTGCTGGCGGGCGCGGCCTCGGTGCTGCTCGGCGGCGGGGCGACGGTGTTCTTCGTGGCGGCGCTCGGCGCGATGCTGGGCGACCGGCTGGCGTGGCTGTGCGCGGGGCGCGGGCTGCCGGAGTTCTACCAGTTCCTGGTGGCGGCGATGCCGCCGGCCGCGATGGGGGTGGCGCTGACGCTGCTCCACGCGGATCTGCGGCCCTCGGCGGTGATCACCGGTGGGCTGTTCGCGCTGATCCCGGGGCGGGCCCTGGTGGCGGCCGTGCAGGACGGTCTGACCGGCTTCTACATCACGGCCTCGGCCCGGCTCCTTGAGGTCGGCTACTTCTTCGTGGCGATCGTGGTGGGCGTGCTTTCGGTGCTGTACCTGGCGGTGCAGTTCGGCGCCGAGCTCAACCCGGAGGGGGCGCTGAAGGCGGTCGAGCGGCCGGCGGTGCAGATCGCGGCGTCGATGGTGCTGTGCGCGACCTTCGCGATCCTGCTGCAGCAGTCGCGGGCGACGGTGCTGTTCGCGACGCTGAACGGCGGGGTGGCGTGGGTGATCTACGCGTCGATCGCGGTGACGGCGGGCGGCTCGGCGGTGATGGCGACGGCGGTCGCGGCCGGCCTGGTGGGCCTCTTCGGGCAGCTGATCGCCCGCTACCACCACACCTCGTCGCTGCCGTACGTGACGGCGGCGATCGGCCCGCTGCTGCCGGGTTCCGCGACCTACTTCGGTGTCCTCGCGATCGCCCAGCACAACCTGGACACGGGCTTCGCGTCCCTGGCCAAGGCGGCGGCCCTGGCCCTGGCGATCGCGATCGGCGTGAACCTCGGCGGCGAGCTGGCCCGCCTCTTCATGCAGGCCCCGCGCACGGCGGCGGCCCGCCGCGCGGCGAAGCGTACGAGAGGCTTCTAGCGAGCGCGACGGGCCGCCTGCGACCCGAGGGGCCTGTCGTCCGGTTCTCCCCTACCGCTTGGCGTGGCGGCCGCGCTCGGCCGTCGGGGGGTTCGGGGTGCCGGGGGCGTCGTGGTCGGTGTCGGGGCCGGGGGCCGGGTTCTTCTTGGACTGGGCGCGGGCCCGCAGGATCTCGATGACGACCGGGATCACGGAGATCAGCACGATCCCGACGAGGATCAGCTCGATGTGCTTGTGCACGAAGTCGACCTTGCCGAGCGCGGAGCCGAGCAGCGTCACGCCGGCGCCCCACAGAAGGCCGCCGATGACGTTGAAGGTGATGAAGGAGCGGTAGTTCATGCGGCTGACGCCGGCGATGATCGGCGTGAAGGTCCGCACGATCGGCACGAAGCGGGCCAGGATCAGCGACTTCGGGCCGTGCTTCTCGAAGAACTCGTGCGCCTTCTCGACGTTCTCCTGCTTGAAGAGCTTGGAGTCCGGGCGCTTGAAG from Streptomyces fradiae includes:
- the ftsH gene encoding ATP-dependent zinc metalloprotease FtsH, which codes for MDVKRYFRGPVMWIVLAVLAVVVLMQVVGSSEGYKTVDTGKVVQAIDKNQVKSAKITTGDEQIVKIELVDGQKIDKSGKVQANYIGTQGADLADKLQEKFEAGQIEGGYTVSPTKQSPFVSVLLSLLPFVLIVVVFLFLMNQMQGGGSRVMNFGKSKAKLITKDTPKTTFADVAGSDEAVEELHEIKEFLQEPAKFQAVGAKIPKGVLLYGPPGTGKTLLARAVAGEAGVPFYSISGSDFVEMFVGVGASRVRDLFEQAKANAPAIVFVDEIDAVGRHRGAGLGGGHDEREQTLNQLLVEMDGFDVKGGVILIAATNRPDILDPALLRPGRFDRQIAVDRPDMQGRLEILKVHQKGKPVAPDVDLGAVARRTPGFTGADLSNVLNEAALLTARSDKKLIDNPALDEAIDRVVAGPQKRTRIMSDKEKKITAYHEGGHALVAAASPNSDPVHKITILSRGRALGYTMVLPDEDKYSTTRNEMLDQLAYMLGGRAAEELVFHDPTTGAANDIEKATATARAMVTQYGMTERLGAIKFGGDNTEPFLGREMAHQRDYSEEVAALVDEEVKKLIETAHNEAWEILVENRDVLDNLVLALLEKETLGKEEIAEIFAPIVKRPARPAWTGSARRTPSTRPPVLSPKELALTNSANGSSSATTPVDTTKSIDLSPEDTPEP
- the hpt gene encoding hypoxanthine phosphoribosyltransferase, yielding MGADLQSVLITKEEIDAKLAELAAKIDAEYAGKDLLIVGVLKGAVMVMADLARALSTPVTMDWMAVSSYGAGTQSSGVVRILKDLDTDIKGRHVLIVEDIIDSGLTLSWLLSNLGSREPASLEVCTLLRKPDAAKVAIDVKWIGFDIPNEFVVGYGLDYAEKYRNLPFVGTLAPHVYGG
- a CDS encoding inorganic diphosphatase; protein product: MEFDVLIEIPKGSRNKYEVDHETGRIRLDRRLFTSTAYPTDYGYVENTLGEDGDPLDALVILDEPTFPGCLIKCRAIGMFRMTDEAGGDDKLLCVPATDPRMEHLRDIHHVPEFDRLEIQHFFEVYKDLEPGKSVEGADWVGRAEAEAEVEKSYKRFEEQGGH
- a CDS encoding zinc-dependent metalloprotease; translation: MTSIGGAGTSGMVDWNLAVTTATRLVRPGPEVTREEAREVVAELRRHARAAEDHVRGYTRMIPEGHTPDDTPVLVVDRAGWIKANVAGFRELLSPLLDKMKERRSTTPGGTVLSAVGGKVTGVELGMLLSFLASRILGQYETFAPATRELPAGTDGGGRLLLVAPNIVHVERELDVSPHDFRLWVCLHEETHRTQFTGVPWLRDHLQGEIQSFLAATDVDPSTVVERLREAAQALAGGRPEGEQGEPSPSLVELVQTPEQREILGRLTAVMSLLEGHADYVMDGVGPDVVPSVTEIREKFQQRRARGASRLDLALRKLLGLDAKLRQYRDGERFVRAVVDQVGMDGFNRVWTSPNTLPTKTEIARPADWVARVHRKADS
- the folE gene encoding GTP cyclohydrolase I FolE — translated: MTDPVTLDGEGPIGEFDEKRAENAVRELLIAVGEDPDREGLRETPARVARAYKEIFAGLWQEPQDVLTTTFDLGHDEMVLVKDIEVYSTCEHHLVPFRGVAHVGYIPSTTGKITGLSKLARLVDVYARRPQVQERLTTQVADSLMEILEPRGVIVVFECEHMCMSMRGIRKPGAKTITSAVRGQLRDPATRAEAMSLIMAR
- a CDS encoding threonine/serine exporter ThrE family protein, producing MRADRVVAKPDAPGAPDEEPEDRKPASDEARSAFVPPAGVEPPEPPEEEHPTSEFALPEGLAEGLAAEPSPEKEGSAFAPPSGYSAQQAAPAFTPAYGIPMVRLSQDAPWQDRMRTMLRLPVGERPVPEAARKEDEAGPPVPRVLDLTLRIGELLLAGGEGAEDVEAAMFAICRSYGLDRCEPTVTFTLLSITYQPSLVDDPVTANRTVRRRGTDYTRLAAVYVLLADINDPAHDVSPEEAYRRLAEIRRNRHPYPGWVLTAAAGVLAGAASVLLGGGATVFFVAALGAMLGDRLAWLCAGRGLPEFYQFLVAAMPPAAMGVALTLLHADLRPSAVITGGLFALIPGRALVAAVQDGLTGFYITASARLLEVGYFFVAIVVGVLSVLYLAVQFGAELNPEGALKAVERPAVQIAASMVLCATFAILLQQSRATVLFATLNGGVAWVIYASIAVTAGGSAVMATAVAAGLVGLFGQLIARYHHTSSLPYVTAAIGPLLPGSATYFGVLAIAQHNLDTGFASLAKAAALALAIAIGVNLGGELARLFMQAPRTAAARRAAKRTRGF
- a CDS encoding DedA family protein, with product MNTLALGPSWLDPDHLIATFGLIGVLVIVFAESGLLIGFFLPGDSLLFTTGLLVTTGKLDTPLWLVCALVVAAAVIGDQVGYLFGRKVGPALFKRPDSKLFKQENVEKAHEFFEKHGPKSLILARFVPIVRTFTPIIAGVSRMNYRSFITFNVIGGLLWGAGVTLLGSALGKVDFVHKHIELILVGIVLISVIPVVIEILRARAQSKKNPAPGPDTDHDAPGTPNPPTAERGRHAKR
- a CDS encoding DUF3180 domain-containing protein, giving the protein MKQLRLKVLAGLFLGAGILSWGAARLWDSLGTLPSVPLAAPIVLAAIAVVLTATALSLRARLKAQRERRPGAKGVEPLMAARAVVFGQASALVAALVAGMYGGTGVFLLGSLDVPARRDQAIYAAFAVLAAIGVIAAALFLERVCKLPEDGDGDGSGNGEGPGRARAS
- the dacB gene encoding D-alanyl-D-alanine carboxypeptidase/D-alanyl-D-alanine-endopeptidase yields the protein MPEARTWQLVAGSAVLGLALAAGAVTAAGPWDSGQRKAERARAALADARGGAHHAGRAAGPPPAAPRRPAPAPSAAGVLRALGAPDGPAAAGRTGSTRTGDDLAPVLVPLLGDPGLGTLRTASVVDASTGKQLYGEGATTPMTPASTVKIATTAAALSALGPDHRIATTTVAAPDGRTVTLVGGGDPTLDRTRLKALADATARALKARAGTAPAVRVTYDTSLYKGPLLHPIGPNDNLAPVTALMTDEGRTGGPATGPAPRTADPAGDTATAFAGLLRQAGVRIEGDPAPGRAATGPKAAQLARTDSAPLADLVERTLTSSDNDLAEALARQTALARKQPASFAGAGKAVHDELAKLGLPLAGARFADGSGLDRNDRVSAALLTGLLTRAADPARPALRPVLTGLPVSGFTGTLAGRFGTGPAASGAGLVRAKTGTLTGVNTLAGTVVTPDGRLLAFAFLAGRTDSAAAAQTALDRLSAALAQTGAGTGLGTGAETGVATR
- the tilS gene encoding tRNA lysidine(34) synthetase TilS, whose product is MGPHPAVAAIRLAVRRVLHDVLTEHSAQHSSPPGGAHPLVLVACSGGADSMALASALAFEARKLPLRAGGVTVDHGLQHGSTQRAREVADRMTALGLDPVDAVTVTVGRDGGPEAAARDARYAALDAAVERHGATAVLLGHTRDDQAETVLLGLARGSGIRSLSGMAAVSGTAGRYRRPFLELDRQTVRKACIAQELAVWDDPHNADPAYTRSRLRHEGLPALEKALGKGVVEALARTAQLSRDDADALDSWAADAETSVRDETGRLECAKLFGLPPAVRRRVLRRAVIASGAPAGSLFARHIEEVDRLITGWRGQGAINLPGRVEALRQGGRLVIRQG